A portion of the Oxynema aestuarii AP17 genome contains these proteins:
- a CDS encoding sigma 54-interacting transcriptional regulator, with translation MTVQTFPKSPEPDRQDIEECITWLSFHRIWGTLVPETIAAIASSLQLLRADSDTTIYDQETNSKGLYLLKWGTVEIYRASPVGQTHVIYRNAGELFGHISIGAGEETDNYCSGAKTITCSEIWFLPRDRFEDLKTEHPNINSAINTLLAQDLRRFSQRLAKEQARIQGLQPYVRPVPLNETIIGESKPSQKLATQVKQAAGDLKPVFLQGPSGSGKTFIAGLIHRQSGLKDRPFAEIDCAQLPLDGAGAVNTDLLFGQYDGPQGAIALLERGTLAIDNIQLLTRGDRDRLAHYLKTGHAIPNAPVEMQQQVMEQSSPTLSVRLILTSPGKLPFSDIDAHSIKLFTLPQRKRDIPAFAHHFLDKFCREQGRPPLQLDRADLRRLLSYDYPGNIGELEGILKRAVAMTPVGQSVIPEQVLWSLESPKNTFRVDLLNQIPGLRQFLLSNWWPKGIWWPMMSIFIPITVMGLIGPQTRDANVALNLFWAWWWPFYLLLFPVVGRLWCAVCPFMIVGEWARTVSLWIWPRQLLPWPTKWLNKWGAWLLWAGFVAIYLWEKLWDLPHRAYLSAWLLLVITAGAVICSVIYERRLWCRHLCPIGGMNGMFAKLAMLELRSTPQVCGTQCQTFGCYRGSDKTPVNFPDALPTEGQATGGCPLYSHPAQLPDNRDCMFCMTCVKACPNRSGQLNLRFPAADLLEGHRGFWAEVALLLLLFGGVFMHHSEEILGWLGWGDLAIDSDHLAIAIPVVSLILSIPPILTYTAHKIACFFDSEMPEYQTVIYAYLPLVLAGNLAHYLPSAMTEAGQILPVTARTFGFSGEGLPTLTWSLEVAQFLQGAILLLILGFSIFPLLKITGRPLVKTLPHLILMAVMVVAWYSLLI, from the coding sequence ATGACAGTGCAAACTTTCCCCAAATCTCCCGAACCCGATCGCCAAGACATTGAAGAGTGCATCACCTGGTTGAGTTTTCATCGGATTTGGGGAACGTTAGTGCCGGAGACGATCGCCGCGATCGCCTCATCCCTGCAACTGTTGCGGGCGGACTCCGATACCACAATCTACGACCAAGAAACCAATTCCAAAGGGTTATATCTGCTCAAGTGGGGGACCGTCGAAATTTATCGGGCCTCCCCCGTCGGTCAAACCCATGTCATCTATCGCAACGCTGGGGAACTGTTCGGCCACATTTCGATCGGGGCGGGGGAAGAAACAGACAATTACTGCTCTGGGGCGAAGACAATTACCTGTAGCGAAATATGGTTCTTGCCTCGCGATCGCTTCGAGGACCTCAAAACCGAGCATCCCAACATTAACAGTGCCATCAATACCCTTTTAGCCCAAGATCTGCGGCGCTTTTCCCAACGTCTGGCCAAGGAACAAGCGCGTATTCAGGGCTTGCAACCCTATGTTCGCCCCGTGCCCCTCAACGAAACCATTATCGGTGAGAGCAAACCCAGCCAGAAACTCGCCACACAGGTGAAACAGGCCGCAGGAGATTTAAAACCCGTATTCCTCCAAGGGCCATCGGGAAGCGGAAAAACCTTTATTGCCGGACTCATTCATCGCCAGTCCGGACTCAAGGATCGGCCCTTCGCCGAAATTGACTGTGCCCAACTGCCCTTAGATGGGGCGGGGGCCGTGAACACCGATCTCTTATTTGGGCAGTATGACGGCCCCCAGGGAGCGATCGCCCTGTTAGAAAGGGGAACATTGGCGATCGATAATATCCAACTCCTCACCCGGGGCGATCGCGATCGACTCGCTCACTACCTGAAAACCGGACATGCCATCCCCAACGCCCCCGTTGAGATGCAGCAGCAGGTGATGGAGCAATCCTCACCCACCCTCTCAGTGCGTCTCATCCTCACCAGTCCCGGGAAACTCCCCTTTTCCGACATCGACGCCCACAGCATCAAACTCTTCACCCTCCCACAACGGAAAAGGGATATCCCCGCCTTCGCCCACCATTTCCTAGACAAATTTTGTCGGGAACAGGGCCGCCCCCCCTTACAACTCGATCGAGCCGACTTACGACGGCTACTCAGCTATGACTATCCCGGCAACATCGGCGAATTGGAAGGAATTTTAAAGCGGGCAGTCGCCATGACCCCCGTGGGACAGTCGGTCATTCCCGAACAAGTGTTGTGGTCTCTCGAATCCCCCAAAAATACCTTTCGAGTAGACTTGCTCAACCAAATTCCTGGGTTGCGACAATTTCTATTGAGTAACTGGTGGCCCAAAGGCATTTGGTGGCCGATGATGTCGATCTTTATCCCCATTACCGTGATGGGATTAATCGGTCCGCAAACTCGGGATGCCAACGTAGCCTTGAACCTATTTTGGGCCTGGTGGTGGCCGTTTTATCTGCTGTTGTTTCCCGTAGTGGGTCGCCTCTGGTGCGCCGTTTGTCCATTTATGATTGTCGGAGAATGGGCCAGAACAGTATCCCTGTGGATCTGGCCGAGGCAGTTATTACCCTGGCCGACCAAATGGCTCAACAAGTGGGGGGCGTGGTTGCTGTGGGCCGGGTTTGTCGCCATTTATCTCTGGGAAAAATTATGGGATCTCCCTCATCGGGCGTATCTGTCGGCGTGGCTGCTGCTGGTGATTACGGCGGGGGCGGTTATTTGTAGCGTCATCTACGAACGCCGCTTGTGGTGTCGCCATCTCTGCCCCATCGGTGGCATGAATGGGATGTTCGCTAAATTGGCGATGCTGGAATTGCGATCGACGCCGCAGGTTTGCGGGACGCAATGTCAGACGTTTGGTTGCTATCGGGGGAGCGATAAGACTCCGGTCAATTTTCCCGATGCCCTGCCCACGGAGGGACAGGCAACGGGGGGCTGTCCTCTGTATTCCCATCCGGCTCAGTTGCCCGATAATCGCGATTGTATGTTTTGTATGACTTGTGTGAAGGCTTGTCCCAACCGTTCGGGACAGTTGAATCTCCGGTTCCCGGCGGCGGATCTTTTGGAAGGACATCGAGGGTTTTGGGCGGAAGTTGCCCTACTGCTATTGCTGTTCGGTGGGGTGTTTATGCACCATTCTGAAGAGATTTTAGGCTGGTTGGGTTGGGGGGATTTGGCGATCGATTCTGATCATTTGGCGATCGCCATTCCGGTCGTTAGCCTCATTTTATCTATTCCCCCGATCCTGACCTATACGGCCCACAAAATCGCTTGCTTCTTTGACTCGGAGATGCCGGAATATCAAACAGTGATTTATGCCTATCTACCCTTGGTACTGGCGGGAAACTTGGCTCATTACTTACCCTCAGCCATGACCGAAGCAGGTCAGATTCTGCCCGTTACCGCTCGCACATTTGGTTTCAGTGGAGAGGGATTGCCCACTCTAACGTGGAGTTTGGAAGTAGCACAGTTTCTGCAAGGGGCGATCTTACTGTTGATTTTAGGATTTAGCATCTTTCCCTTGTTGAAAATCACAGGCCGTCCTCTGGTTAAAACACTTCCCCATCTTATTCTGATGGCGGTCATGGTTGTAGCCTGGTACAGTTTGTTGATTTAA
- a CDS encoding TRAP transporter small permease subunit: MQILLKLSRWINTCNEWIGRFVGWLVVAMVLVGVWNAIGRYLGRAVGTNLTSNAAIETQWYLFDIVFLLGAAYALKHDEHVRVDVLYSRWSPRQKAAIDFLGTVLFLIPFCLLVIFFSWDTIAQSWQIQEMSPDPNGLPRYPIKSAIIVSFSLLSLQGISQAIQYFAIFTGQLEPQEERHESEL; the protein is encoded by the coding sequence TTGCAGATTCTCCTAAAACTTTCTCGATGGATAAACACCTGTAACGAGTGGATCGGGCGCTTTGTCGGGTGGTTGGTCGTAGCGATGGTTCTCGTCGGCGTCTGGAACGCGATCGGGCGCTATCTGGGACGGGCGGTCGGAACCAATCTCACCTCGAACGCCGCGATCGAAACTCAGTGGTATCTCTTCGATATCGTCTTCCTACTCGGAGCCGCCTACGCCCTCAAACACGACGAACACGTGCGCGTAGACGTGCTCTATAGCCGATGGTCCCCTCGCCAAAAAGCCGCGATCGACTTTCTCGGCACCGTCTTATTTCTAATTCCTTTTTGCCTGTTGGTCATCTTCTTTTCCTGGGACACGATCGCCCAATCGTGGCAAATTCAGGAAATGTCCCCAGATCCCAACGGCTTACCCCGCTATCCGATTAAATCGGCCATTATTGTCAGCTTCAGCTTATTGTCGCTCCAGGGAATCTCCCAAGCGATCCAATATTTTGCGATTTTCACCGGGCAGTTAGAACCGCAGGAGGAGCGCCATGAGTCTGAGTTATGA
- a CDS encoding RNA-guided endonuclease InsQ/TnpB family protein yields the protein MLKNPNLETSVAEKVVEVRIVPRCDCYIIEVIYEEVEQTLKSNEWVASVDLGVDVLMAVTSNQPDFVPLLINGSRRYINAHFNIKKTGSAFMYLRPLKSLNQFYNKRKAFLQSQLKGNRPTSKRIQRLTRCRNQKVENYLHRASRYLVNLLVNRNITTLVIGKNEGWKQNAKMGKVNNQKFVGIPFNRLIEMLTYKCQLLGIKVAIAEESYTSQSNFFNLDPLPVYGETVKVPKFTGKRIKRGLYRTDTGFLCQADILGSYNILRKAFPNAFMGYGIERCVVHDYEN from the coding sequence ATGCTCAAAAACCCAAATTTGGAGACTTCTGTAGCCGAAAAAGTAGTGGAGGTGAGAATCGTTCCTCGATGCGATTGTTATATCATTGAGGTCATTTATGAAGAAGTAGAACAAACATTGAAATCCAATGAATGGGTCGCTAGTGTGGATTTAGGTGTAGATGTTTTAATGGCTGTAACTTCTAATCAACCGGACTTTGTTCCTCTGTTGATAAATGGCAGTCGCAGGTACATAAACGCACACTTTAATATCAAAAAAACAGGGAGTGCGTTTATGTACCTGCGACCCTTAAAAAGCCTGAATCAATTCTACAATAAACGAAAAGCCTTTCTCCAATCCCAATTAAAAGGAAATCGACCCACCTCTAAGAGAATCCAGCGTCTGACTCGATGCCGAAATCAAAAAGTGGAGAACTATCTCCATCGAGCCAGCCGTTATCTGGTCAATCTACTCGTTAACCGAAATATCACCACCTTAGTGATTGGCAAAAATGAAGGTTGGAAACAAAATGCCAAGATGGGGAAAGTGAACAACCAAAAATTTGTGGGGATTCCTTTCAACCGTCTGATTGAAATGTTGACTTATAAATGTCAATTACTAGGGATTAAAGTGGCGATCGCTGAAGAGAGTTATACGAGTCAGTCGAACTTTTTCAACTTAGATCCGCTTCCGGTTTATGGAGAAACGGTAAAAGTTCCTAAGTTTACGGGAAAAAGAATTAAAAGAGGTCTTTACCGGACTGATACAGGATTCTTGTGTCAAGCGGATATCTTAGGCTCCTATAATATCTTAAGAAAAGCATTCCCAAATGCCTTTATGGGCTATGGGATAGAGAGGTGCGTAGTTCACGATTATGAGAATTAA
- the cysK gene encoding cysteine synthase A: protein MKIYKNINEVIGNTPLIRLQHLPQDYHCNAEIILKLEGFNPGRSIKDRIAVSMIKEAENAGLIQRGSSTIIEATSGNTGIGLGMVCAANGYRLILTMPDNMSQERQQLLKAYGAEVVTTPAKLDMAGAIARANELLASIPNSFSPQQFSNPANPKIHYLTTGPEIWADTEGKIDVLVVGVGTGGTLTGAGYYLKQQKPELKIIAVEPTASAVLSGKNRGLHDIQGIGAGFIPDVLREDLIDEVVQVTEEEAYKFGRLLAEKEGIMSGISTGAVVSVALKIGSGSDYRDRTIVTIQASGGERYLSTKMFQPQSVAAVAGYNG, encoded by the coding sequence ATGAAAATCTACAAAAATATCAATGAAGTCATCGGCAATACGCCCTTAATTAGATTGCAGCATTTGCCGCAAGATTACCACTGCAATGCTGAAATCATTTTAAAATTAGAAGGTTTTAACCCAGGGCGATCGATCAAGGATCGAATTGCCGTGAGTATGATTAAAGAAGCAGAAAACGCGGGGTTAATTCAACGGGGGAGTTCGACGATTATTGAGGCGACATCGGGGAATACCGGTATTGGTTTGGGGATGGTCTGTGCGGCGAACGGTTATCGTCTAATTTTGACGATGCCCGATAATATGAGTCAGGAACGGCAACAATTGTTAAAGGCGTATGGGGCTGAAGTGGTCACCACACCAGCTAAATTAGATATGGCTGGTGCGATCGCCCGGGCCAATGAACTTCTGGCGAGTATTCCCAATTCTTTTTCTCCCCAACAGTTTAGTAACCCTGCCAACCCAAAAATTCACTACCTAACGACTGGGCCAGAAATTTGGGCGGATACGGAGGGAAAGATTGATGTTTTGGTGGTTGGTGTAGGGACAGGGGGGACTTTGACGGGGGCAGGTTATTATTTAAAACAGCAAAAACCGGAGTTGAAAATTATTGCCGTGGAGCCAACTGCAAGTGCAGTTTTGAGTGGCAAAAATCGCGGTCTTCATGATATCCAAGGAATTGGTGCGGGTTTTATCCCTGATGTATTACGGGAAGATTTAATCGATGAGGTAGTCCAAGTCACTGAGGAAGAAGCCTACAAATTCGGGCGGCTTTTAGCAGAAAAAGAAGGCATTATGAGTGGAATCTCAACCGGGGCTGTGGTGTCAGTCGCCTTGAAGATTGGGTCTGGTTCGGACTATCGCGATCGCACCATTGTTACGATTCAAGCCAGTGGGGGAGAACGGTATTTGAGTACAAAAATGTTTCAACCGCAATCCGTCGCCGCCGTCGCGGGTTATAACGGTTGA
- a CDS encoding IS607 family transposase has translation MVAKRSSNGLSTSGTIIITEEGKKKTERMACIYARVSSAENKDHLERQAERLKDYAIARGYQIYKVVKEIGSGLNDNRPKLAKVLTDSHYDILIVEHKDRLARLGTNYLEIRLKERGKTVEIVNHSEDRQDELVEDLIAIITSFCSRLYG, from the coding sequence ATGGTGGCAAAAAGGTCATCTAACGGGCTATCAACTTCGGGAACAATTATCATTACCGAAGAAGGGAAGAAGAAAACCGAGAGAATGGCCTGTATTTATGCCAGAGTCTCTAGTGCAGAAAATAAAGATCACCTTGAGCGACAAGCGGAACGGTTAAAAGATTATGCTATTGCTAGAGGCTATCAAATTTATAAAGTCGTCAAAGAAATTGGCAGTGGTTTAAATGATAATCGTCCAAAATTGGCTAAGGTTTTAACCGATTCCCATTACGATATATTGATAGTGGAGCATAAAGACCGTTTGGCGAGGTTGGGGACAAATTACCTTGAGATCCGGTTAAAAGAGAGGGGAAAAACCGTTGAGATTGTCAATCATAGCGAGGATCGACAAGATGAATTGGTGGAAGATTTAATTGCTATCATTACTTCATTCTGTTCTCGTCTTTATGGATGA
- a CDS encoding transposase, translating into MKTLETENRKNYCRIKGTLVKLVERHIIKKGHRFWDEIDELSWHSKNLYNAANYLIRQNFIYGHGYLNYNRMDKLMQKTEQYRALPAKVSQQVLRGLDKNWQSFFAANQAYKVNKEKFLVNPKIPKYKNTQKGRQLLVYVKQALSKVALKKGKIKCSKTQIWRLL; encoded by the coding sequence ATGAAGACGCTCGAAACGGAAAACCGAAAAAATTATTGCCGAATTAAAGGAACGCTAGTGAAATTAGTCGAAAGACATATAATCAAAAAAGGTCATAGGTTTTGGGATGAGATCGATGAGTTATCATGGCATTCCAAAAATCTCTACAATGCGGCTAATTATCTAATCCGTCAAAACTTTATTTATGGTCATGGTTACTTGAACTATAACCGGATGGATAAATTAATGCAGAAGACGGAGCAATATCGCGCTTTACCAGCTAAAGTCTCTCAACAGGTGTTACGAGGATTAGACAAAAACTGGCAATCCTTTTTTGCCGCCAATCAAGCCTACAAAGTCAACAAGGAGAAGTTTTTAGTCAACCCGAAAATCCCCAAATATAAAAACACTCAGAAAGGTCGTCAATTATTGGTGTACGTGAAACAGGCTCTAAGTAAAGTGGCTTTAAAAAAAGGTAAAATCAAATGCTCAAAAACCCAAATTTGGAGACTTCTGTAG
- a CDS encoding NAD(P)/FAD-dependent oxidoreductase translates to MQEILYIEVPTPDTEAVRQWLHHGFEPTPGNKRVTHNGIRIDFCQDSRQNSTLTEESALKDELSIFVWSLQRTTYLKVFRWAIAPVPHERQILTSLTEQIRTQFPNRYPEPPEIDLSRQSIFEALAADYPLTVEYFQKIPNGEYDLTRVYWWERRWRQSVRQPERPTPVIFQNTPREETALEGDECELKYDLIYVGGALGVIHAAVMARLGYRVLLLERMPFGRMNREWNISRAEFQSAIDLGLFTAAEFESIIACEYIDGFHKFFDANNPPQCKAPILHTPTVLNIAIDADRFIRLCGDKLREAGGEIWDETEFERADIDRDRAAITSTHLPTGETRRAAGRLLVDAMGTASPIAWQLNGGRTFNSVCPTVGAVIESGFEPGVWDSRYGDVLNSHGDISRGRQLIWELFPAAGDDLTIYLFHYHQVHSDNPGSLLEMYEDFFTILPEYRRCDLDKLQWKKATFGYIPGYFSIGSGDRQVAFDRLIAIGDAASLQSPLVFTGFGSLIRNMGRLTHLLDVALKHDLVQARHLNQIRAYQSNIAVTWLFSKGMMVPTGRFIPPQRINSMLNTFFGILASETAAIADRFIKDRVDWFTFNRLALKAAWQNPSLLAWIWELAGAKDMLRWVGSYLTFTVLSFFGWLFGWLPALTRRSRPWLEKRFPGLWFWLLAQSYALTSGLGRPEKESALRDAPTISPSTAGEQFS, encoded by the coding sequence ATGCAAGAAATCCTCTATATCGAAGTTCCCACGCCGGATACAGAGGCCGTCCGCCAGTGGTTACACCACGGGTTCGAGCCGACCCCCGGCAACAAACGGGTCACTCACAATGGCATAAGAATCGACTTTTGTCAAGACTCCCGTCAAAACTCAACCCTGACGGAGGAAAGCGCCCTGAAAGACGAACTCTCGATTTTTGTCTGGTCGTTGCAGCGAACCACCTATCTCAAAGTGTTTCGATGGGCGATCGCCCCCGTCCCCCACGAACGACAAATCTTGACGAGTCTGACCGAGCAAATCCGCACTCAGTTCCCCAACCGCTATCCCGAACCGCCGGAAATCGACCTCTCCCGACAGTCCATTTTCGAGGCTTTAGCCGCCGACTACCCGTTAACGGTGGAATACTTCCAAAAGATTCCCAACGGCGAATACGATCTCACCCGAGTCTACTGGTGGGAACGGCGCTGGCGCCAGAGCGTCCGCCAACCGGAACGTCCGACCCCGGTGATTTTCCAAAACACTCCGAGGGAGGAAACCGCCCTTGAGGGGGACGAGTGCGAGTTAAAGTACGACTTAATTTACGTCGGCGGCGCGTTGGGCGTCATTCACGCCGCCGTGATGGCTCGACTCGGCTATCGGGTGCTCTTGCTCGAACGAATGCCCTTCGGACGGATGAACCGGGAGTGGAATATTTCTCGTGCCGAATTCCAGAGTGCGATCGATTTGGGCTTATTTACGGCGGCGGAATTTGAAAGTATTATCGCCTGCGAGTATATCGACGGCTTTCACAAGTTTTTCGACGCCAACAACCCGCCCCAGTGTAAAGCGCCAATCTTGCATACGCCGACGGTTCTCAATATCGCGATCGACGCCGATCGCTTCATCCGCTTGTGTGGCGACAAACTGCGCGAAGCTGGGGGCGAAATTTGGGACGAAACCGAATTCGAGCGCGCCGATATCGATCGCGATCGCGCCGCGATTACTTCGACCCACCTACCCACGGGCGAAACCCGCCGCGCCGCCGGACGCTTACTCGTCGATGCGATGGGAACCGCTTCGCCGATTGCGTGGCAACTCAACGGCGGGCGCACCTTTAACAGCGTTTGTCCCACCGTCGGCGCCGTCATCGAAAGCGGTTTCGAGCCGGGGGTGTGGGATTCCCGTTACGGCGACGTTCTCAACAGTCACGGCGATATTTCCCGAGGGCGACAATTGATTTGGGAACTGTTTCCCGCCGCCGGGGACGACCTGACGATCTACCTGTTTCACTACCATCAAGTCCACTCGGATAACCCCGGTTCGTTGTTAGAAATGTATGAAGACTTTTTTACCATTCTGCCGGAGTACCGACGCTGCGATTTAGATAAGTTGCAGTGGAAAAAGGCAACCTTCGGCTACATTCCGGGATATTTTAGTATCGGCAGTGGCGATCGCCAAGTGGCCTTCGATCGCCTGATCGCGATCGGCGATGCCGCCTCGTTGCAATCTCCCCTGGTGTTTACCGGGTTCGGTTCCCTGATTCGCAACATGGGCCGCCTCACCCACCTGCTCGATGTCGCCCTCAAACACGATTTAGTGCAGGCGCGCCATTTAAACCAAATTCGCGCCTATCAGAGCAATATCGCGGTCACCTGGCTATTTTCTAAAGGGATGATGGTGCCGACGGGTCGTTTCATCCCCCCGCAACGGATTAATTCCATGCTCAATACCTTTTTTGGAATTTTAGCCAGCGAAACGGCGGCGATCGCCGATCGCTTCATTAAAGATCGGGTCGATTGGTTCACCTTCAACCGCCTCGCCCTCAAAGCCGCTTGGCAAAATCCCAGCTTGCTCGCCTGGATTTGGGAACTCGCCGGGGCGAAAGATATGTTGCGCTGGGTCGGCAGTTATCTGACGTTTACCGTTCTTTCCTTCTTCGGCTGGCTGTTCGGCTGGTTGCCCGCCCTCACCCGCCGTTCCCGCCCCTGGCTGGAAAAACGCTTTCCCGGTCTGTGGTTCTGGCTGCTCGCCCAAAGTTACGCCCTCACGTCGGGATTGGGTCGTCCCGAGAAAGAATCGGCGTTGCGAGATGCACCCACGATCTCGCCGTCTACCGCCGGAGAGCAGTTTTCCTAG
- a CDS encoding TRAP transporter large permease, translated as MSLSYDYEWLGPMMFAGAFVFLGLGYPVAFSLGGVAIVFGLIGMALGVFEPMLLNAMPLRIFGIMENYTLLAIPYFIFMGAMLEKSGIAEGLLETMGILFGRLRGGLALAVVIVGALLAATTGVVAATVVAMGLISLPIMLRYGYNKELATGAIAASGTLGQIVPPSIVLVVLGDQLGISVGDLFIGSILPGLLMAGAFAVHVLVVAFLRPDMAPPLPPEVRNIGARALGLRVVKALIPPMVLVLLVLGSIFFGIATPTEAGALGALGAMFLAIANRQFNWRSLGHVCDVTLRTSSMVMFILLGSTAFSLVFRGLHGDSFMFDLLANLPGGETGFLFVSMLTVFLLGFFIDFFEIAFIVVPLFVPVAQQLGMDLVWYGVILGANLQTSFLTPPFGFALFFLRGVAPPEVTTGDIYRGAIPFVLIQLLILVTIVAFPGIVSFLPSLT; from the coding sequence ATGAGTCTGAGTTATGACTACGAATGGCTCGGCCCGATGATGTTCGCCGGAGCCTTTGTCTTCCTGGGACTGGGCTATCCCGTCGCCTTTTCCCTCGGCGGGGTGGCGATCGTCTTCGGCTTAATCGGGATGGCGTTAGGGGTGTTCGAGCCGATGTTGCTCAACGCGATGCCGTTGCGCATTTTCGGCATCATGGAAAACTACACCCTCTTGGCGATTCCCTACTTCATCTTCATGGGGGCGATGCTCGAAAAATCCGGCATCGCCGAAGGTCTACTCGAAACCATGGGGATCCTCTTCGGACGCTTGCGCGGCGGGTTAGCCCTGGCGGTGGTGATCGTCGGCGCCTTACTCGCCGCCACCACCGGAGTCGTCGCCGCCACCGTCGTCGCGATGGGCTTAATTTCCTTGCCGATCATGTTGCGCTACGGCTATAACAAAGAACTGGCTACCGGGGCGATCGCCGCCTCCGGAACCCTCGGTCAGATCGTCCCCCCGAGTATCGTCCTCGTCGTCCTCGGCGACCAACTCGGCATCTCCGTGGGGGATTTATTCATCGGTTCGATCCTTCCCGGACTGTTGATGGCGGGCGCCTTTGCCGTTCACGTCCTCGTGGTCGCCTTCCTGCGTCCGGATATGGCGCCCCCCTTACCCCCGGAAGTCCGCAATATCGGCGCCCGAGCCTTGGGATTGCGGGTAGTCAAAGCTTTGATTCCACCGATGGTCTTGGTGTTGCTCGTCCTCGGCAGCATCTTCTTCGGGATTGCCACGCCGACGGAAGCTGGAGCCTTGGGTGCCTTGGGGGCGATGTTCCTGGCGATCGCCAACCGTCAGTTTAACTGGAGATCCTTGGGTCACGTCTGCGATGTCACCCTGCGAACCAGCAGCATGGTGATGTTTATTTTATTGGGTTCGACCGCTTTTTCCCTCGTGTTTCGCGGACTCCACGGCGACAGTTTCATGTTTGACCTACTGGCTAATCTTCCCGGCGGCGAAACCGGGTTTTTATTTGTCAGTATGCTGACTGTCTTTCTACTCGGCTTTTTTATCGACTTTTTCGAGATTGCCTTTATCGTCGTCCCTTTATTCGTTCCCGTCGCCCAACAGTTGGGAATGGATTTAGTCTGGTACGGGGTTATTTTAGGTGCCAATTTGCAAACCTCTTTCCTAACCCCACCGTTTGGCTTTGCCCTGTTTTTCTTGCGTGGGGTTGCCCCGCCGGAAGTGACGACGGGTGATATTTATCGCGGGGCGATTCCGTTCGTGTTAATTCAATTATTGATTTTGGTCACGATCGTTGCCTTTCCGGGAATCGTCAGCTTTTTGCCCTCGTTGACTTAG